In Ovis aries strain OAR_USU_Benz2616 breed Rambouillet chromosome 13, ARS-UI_Ramb_v3.0, whole genome shotgun sequence, the following are encoded in one genomic region:
- the PRNP gene encoding major prion protein precursor (The RefSeq protein has 1 substitution compared to this genomic sequence) produces the protein MVKSHIGSWILVLFVAMWSDVGLCKKRPKPGGGWNTGGSRYPGQGSPGGNRYPPQGGGGWGQPHGGGWGQPHGGGWGQPHGGGWGQPHGGGGWGQGGSHSQWNKPSKPKTNMKHVAGAAAAGAVVGGLGGYMLGSAMSRPLIHFGNDYEDRYYRENMYRYPNQVYYRPVDQYSNQNNFVHDCVNITVKQHTVTTTTKGENFTETDIKIMERVVEQMCITQYQRESQAYYQRGASVILFSSPPVILLISFLIFLIVG, from the coding sequence ATGGTGAAAAGCCACATAGGCAGTTGGATCCTGGTTCTCTTTGTGGCCATGTGGAGTGACGTGGGCCTCTGCAAGAAGCGACCAAAACCTGGCGGAGGATGGAACACTGGGGGGAGCCGATACCCGGGACAGGGCAGTCCTGGAGGCAACCGCTATCCACCTCAGGGAGGGGGTGGCTGGGGTCAGCCCCATGGAGGTGGCTGGGGCCAACCTCATGGAGGTGGCTGGGGTCAGCCCCATGGTGGTGGCTGGGGACAGCCACATGGTGGTGGAGGCTGGGGTCAAGGTGGTAGCCACAGTCAGTGGAACAAGCCCAGTAAGCCAAAAACCAACATGAAGCATGTGGCAGGAGCTGCTGCAGCTGGAGCAGTGGTAGGGGGCCTTGGTGGCTACATGCTGGGAAGTGCCATGAGCAGGCCTCTTATACATTTTGGCAATGACTATGAGGACCGTTACTATCGTGAAAACATGTACCGTTACCCCAACCAAGTGTACTACAGACCAGTGGATCGGTATAGTAACCAGAACAACTTTGTGCATGACTGTGTCAACATCACAGTCAAGCAACACacagtcaccaccaccaccaagggggAGAACTTCACCGAAACTGACATCAAGATAATGGAGCGAGTGGTGGAGCAAATGTGCATCACCCAGTACCAGAGAGAATCCCAGGCTTATTACCAAAGGGGGGCAAGTGTGAtcctcttttcttcccctcctgTGATCCTCCTCAtctctttcctcatttttctcataGTAGGATAG
- the PRNP gene encoding major prion protein isoform X1, whose protein sequence is MVKSHIGSWILVLFVAMWSDVGLCKKRPKPGGGWNTGGSRYPGQGSPGGNRYPPQGGGGWGQPHGGGWGQPHGGGWGQPHGGGWGQPHGGGGWGQGGSHSQWNKPSKPKTNMKHVAGAAAAGAVVGGLGGYMLGSAMSRPLIHFGNDYEDRYYRENMYRYPNQVYYRPVDRYSNQNNFVHDCVNITVKQHTVTTTTKGENFTETDIKIMERVVEQMCITQYQRESQAYYQRGASVILFSSPPVILLISFLIFLIVG, encoded by the coding sequence ATGGTGAAAAGCCACATAGGCAGTTGGATCCTGGTTCTCTTTGTGGCCATGTGGAGTGACGTGGGCCTCTGCAAGAAGCGACCAAAACCTGGCGGAGGATGGAACACTGGGGGGAGCCGATACCCGGGACAGGGCAGTCCTGGAGGCAACCGCTATCCACCTCAGGGAGGGGGTGGCTGGGGTCAGCCCCATGGAGGTGGCTGGGGCCAACCTCATGGAGGTGGCTGGGGTCAGCCCCATGGTGGTGGCTGGGGACAGCCACATGGTGGTGGAGGCTGGGGTCAAGGTGGTAGCCACAGTCAGTGGAACAAGCCCAGTAAGCCAAAAACCAACATGAAGCATGTGGCAGGAGCTGCTGCAGCTGGAGCAGTGGTAGGGGGCCTTGGTGGCTACATGCTGGGAAGTGCCATGAGCAGGCCTCTTATACATTTTGGCAATGACTATGAGGACCGTTACTATCGTGAAAACATGTACCGTTACCCCAACCAAGTGTACTACAGACCAGTGGATCGGTATAGTAACCAGAACAACTTTGTGCATGACTGTGTCAACATCACAGTCAAGCAACACacagtcaccaccaccaccaagggggAGAACTTCACCGAAACTGACATCAAGATAATGGAGCGAGTGGTGGAGCAAATGTGCATCACCCAGTACCAGAGAGAATCCCAGGCTTATTACCAAAGGGGGGCAAGTGTGAtcctcttttcttcccctcctgTGATCCTCCTCAtctctttcctcatttttctcataGTAGGATAG